The Daucus carota subsp. sativus chromosome 2, DH1 v3.0, whole genome shotgun sequence genome includes a window with the following:
- the LOC108206080 gene encoding transcription factor bHLH76 isoform X1 — translation MDKFEMNNGDEELRDYSSSEMPLSLRFSRGGSKESIDADNKIAICREGLLESSSCSAASNVDSLCPIVSDQLITSQKFGFCGIDVLSNMGSFNASGMGGTVDMDWTPPIPVLGGNISLGSSSSMLTLPGSSSHIPTDLGFIERGAMFPCFSGGNFGEMLNSVTIPGFMSQYTREVAPMHGLRVINSDVRLNSISNLEVQENESNVLEGAKEVLISFEHGPGGKDPDSGKKTESFVRPHDEANEGPCESGSESVDAEYSTGANQAEPSQLDGTGQGFLAKGHGSKKRRKIAQDTELDEVKRAAVPVESTKNNFEVRKKGDQNPASAATKPSGKHGKLVPQPSESLKQEYVHVRARRGQATNSHSLAERVRREKISERMKYLQDLVPGCSKVTGKAVMLDEIINYVQSLQQQVEFLSMKLASVNTQLDIDIERTAGKDILQTAGPSSGLGFYTDMSMHVSQPGTIQAGLLGMGTFPNALNRTISSHMAISGGNTDSTSQVPDVW, via the exons ATGGATAAGTTTGAGATGAATAACGGGGATGAGGAGTTAAGGGACTATAGTTCATCTGAAATGCCCTTAAGTTTGCGATTTAGCCGAGGTGGATCAAAGGAATCGATTGACGCTGATAATAAAATTGCAATTTGTAGAGAAGGTTTATTGGAATCTTCATCATGTTCTGCTGCATCTAATGTAGACTCATTGTGCCCTATTGTTTCAGACCAGCTCATCACTTCACAAAAATTTGGTTTTTGTGGTATTGATGTGCTAAGCAATATGGGTTCTTTTAATGCTAGTGGGATGGGAGGGACAGTTGATATGGATTGGACTCCACCAATTCCTGTCTTGGGAGGGAATATTAGTCTAGGATCATCTTCAAGTATGCTTACGCTTCCCGGGAGCTCATCTCATATTCCTACGGACTTGGGTTTCATTGAGCGAGGAGCGATGTTTCCATGCTTTAGTGGAGGAAATTTTGGCGAAATGTTGAACTCTGTTACAATTCCAGGGTTCATGAGTCAGTACACTAGGGAAGTGGCACCAATGCATGGGCTCCGAGTTATTAATTCAGATGTTAGGTTGAATTCAATTTCCAATTTAGAGGTTCAGGAAAATGAGAGTAATGTACTTGAAGGTGCAAAGGAagttttaatttcttttgagcATGGACCTGGTGGAAAGGATCCAGACAGTGGGAAGAAAACTGAGAGTTTTGTAAGGCCTCACGATGAAGCAAATGAAGGACCATGTGAGTCTGGCAGTGAATCAGTTGATGCTGAATATAGCACTGGTGCCAATCAAGCAGAGCCTTCCCAACTGGACGGTACAGGCCAAGGTTTTCTTGCTAAGGGACATGGCTCGAAGAAAAGGAGGAAGATTGCTCAG GATACCGAGCTTGATGAAGTCAAAAGAGCTGCAGTTCCAGTTGAAAGTACAAAAAACAATTTTGAAGTTCGAAAGAAGGGAGATCAAAATCCAGCTTCAGCTGCCACTAAACCTAGTGGAAAACATGGGAAACTGGTACCTCAACCTTCAGAGTCACTAAAACAGGAATACGTACATGTTAGAGCAAGAAGAGGGCAGGCAACAAACAGCCACAGTCTTGCAGAGAGA GTGAGAAGGGAGAAGATCAGTGAAAGGATGAAGTATTTACAGGACCTAGTACCAGGCTGCAGCAAG gtTACAGGCAAAGCAGTCATGCTTGATGAAATCATTAACTATGTTCAATCACTACAACAACAAGTTGAG TTTCTATCGATGAAGCTTGCATCAGTTAATACCCAGCTGGATATTGACATTGAAAGGACGGCCGGAAAAGAT ATTCTTCAAACAGCTGGACCCTCCTCTGGGCTTGGTTTTTATACTGACATGTCTATGCATGTATCTCAACCTGGAACCATCCAAGCGGGTCTTCTTGGCATGGGAACCTTTCCAAATGCACTTAATAGAACTATTAGTTCCCACATGGCCATTAGTGGTGGGAACACGGATTCCACTTCTCAG GTACCGGATGTCTGGTAG
- the LOC108207994 gene encoding uncharacterized protein LOC108207994 — protein sequence MIINIAHLFFVASGKQSQLKNQLEILSMGATTSSIAAKLAFFPPEPSYKLDTDEQTGKLKLIGVPEGEKGEVSKLQTKKGHSITVVYVRNLSAKLTVLYSHGNAADIGQMFKFLTELCDQLCVNVMGYDYAGYGQSTGEPSEHNTYADIEAAYGCLKEKYGVKDEDIILYGQSIGSGPTMELALRVPALRAVILQSAILSGLRVMYRMKRTLWLDIYKNVDKIQYVHCPILIIHGTEDEVVDISHGKRLWELCKEKYEPLWLTGGNHCNLHVFPEFFRHLKKFKLAIERLPGENSGAERSLSNQPMNEDQREKSRLSVSCISSRPTVESRDTLRFSVDSREKPRTSSDQSEKARKSADCYYGKPRISTDQSERGRNSIDRLGDMMRSVAFCNVDCLKQTIRED from the exons ATGATCATTAATATTGCTCACttattttttgtagcatcaggGAAGCAAAGTCAGTTGAAAAACCAACTGGAAATCCTCTCAATGGGTGCTACAACATCATCCATAGCAGCCAAACTCGCTTTCTTCCCTCCAGAACCATCCTACAAGTTAGATACCGATGAACAGACCGGAAAACTTAAACTCATTGGCGTGCCAGAGGGCGAGAAGGGTGAAGTGTCCAAGCTACAAACAAAGAAAGGCCACAGTATAACTGTGGTATATGTGAGAAATTTATCAGCCAAACTCACAGTGCTTTACTCTCATGGCAATGCTGCTGATATAGGCCAGATGTTCAAATTCTTGACTGAATTATGTGATCAACTTTGCGTCAATGTCATGGG GTACGACTATGCTGGCTATGGTCAATCCACTGGAGAG CCGAGTGAACATAACACGTACGCTGACATAGAGGCGGCCTATGGATGCCTCAAGGAGAAATATGGAGTAAAAGATGAGGATATCATATTGTATGGCCAATCAATTGGGAGTGGACCAACGATGGAGTTAGCCCTGCGAGTGCCTGCGTTGAGGGCTGTAATTCTTCAAAGTGCGATCTTATCTGGTCTTAGAGTAATGTATCGGATGAAACGGACACTTTGGCTTGACATATACAAG AATGTTGACAAAATTCAATATGTTCATTGTCCTATTCTTATAATCCAT GGAACAGAAGATGAAGTTGTGGATATCTCTCATGGTAAGCGCCTCTGGGAGCTCTGTAAAGAGAAATACGAACCTCTGTGGCTTACAGGAGGGAACCACTGCAACTTACATGTTTTCCCAGAGTTCTTTAGGCATCTCAAGAAATTCAAATTAGCCATTGAGAGGTTGCCAGGTGAAAATAGCGGTGCAGAGAGGAGTTTGAGTAACCAACCAATGAATGAAGATCAGAGAGAGAAGTCTAGGCTAAGTGTCAGCTGCATCTCTTCTAGGCCTACTGTCGAGAGCAGAGATACTTTGAGGTTCAGTGTAGACAGCAGAGAAAAACCAAGAACTAGTTCTGATCAGAGCGAAAAGGCAAGAAAGAGCGCAGATTGTTACTATGGGAAACCAAGGATCAGCACTGATCAATCAGAGAGAGGAAGGAACAGCATTGATCG GTTAGGCGATATGATGAGATCAGTAGCATTTTGTAATGTGGATTGTTTGAAGCAGACAATTAGGGAGGACTGA
- the LOC108209901 gene encoding S-adenosylmethionine decarboxylase proenzyme — translation METKGGKKSSSSSKSLFYEAPLGYSIEDIRPNGGIKKFKSAAYSNCARKPSMANEVSAIGFEGYEKRLEICFSEPSIFADPEGMGLRALSKAQLDEILEPAECTIVASLSNEHVDSYVLSESSLFVYAYKIIIKTCGTTKLLKSIPPILKLAKSISLTVHSVRYSRGSFIFPGAQSYPHRSFSEEVAVLDSYFGKLGSGSKAYVMGSSDKQQKWHVYSVCAASLHSSNPMYTMEMCMTSLDRSKAAVFYKMDSNSAALMTDSSGIREILPHSDICDFEFDPCGYSMNAIEGNAISTIHITPEDGFSYASFEAAGYDPKDVDLSQLVSRVLRCFEPSEFSIALHADISSSSLEKTSSLEVKGYNLEEKSCEELGMDGSIVYQKFVKIESCGSPRSVLKCCWKDEEKEEKEY, via the exons ATGGAGACAAAAGGTGGGAAAAAGTCTAGTAGTAGTAGTAAATCTTTGTTCTACGAAGCACCTCTTGGATACAGCATTGAAGACATTCGACCAAACGGAGGAATCAAGAAATTCAAATCTGCTGCTTACTCCAAC TGCGCTCGCAAGCCTTC TATGGCAAACGAAGTTTCTGCAATTGGGTTTGAAGGTTATGAAAAGAGGCTCGAAATTTGCTTCTCCGAGCCAAGCATTTTTGCAGATCCTGAAGGAATGGGACTGCGAGCTCTTTCCAAGGCTCAGTTGGATGAAATATTGGAACCTGCTGAATGCACTATTGTTGCTTCTTTGTCAAATGAGCATGTCGACTCTTATGTTCTCTCAGAGTCTAGTCTTTTTGTCTATGCATACAAGATCATCATCAAAACTTGTGGAACAACCAAACTGCTCAAGTCGATTCCACCCATTCTGAAGTTGGCTAAATCAATCTCCCTCACCGTGCATTCTGTGAGGTATAGTCGTGGGAGTTTCATATTTCCTGGAGCTCAGTCATACCCACATCGGAGTTTCTCAGAAGAAGTTGCAGTGCTTGATAGTTATTTCGGAAAACTTGGATCAGGAAGCAAGGCTTATGTTATGGGCAGTTCTGACAAACAGCAGAAATGGCATGTATATTCTGTGTGTGCTGCATCTCTACACTCGTCCAACCCTATGTATACAATGGAAATGTGCATGACTTCTCTAGATAGATCAAAAGCAGCTGTCTTTTATAAGATGGATTCAAACTCAGCAGCTCTAATGACTGATAGCTCTGGTATTAGAGAAATTCTCCCGCATTCTGACATCTGTGATTTTGAGTTTGATCCGTGCGGATACTCAATGAATGCTATTGAAGGAAATGCAATCTCTACCATTCACATCACACCTGAAGATGGTTTCAGTTATGCGAGTTTTGAAGCTGCTGGATATGATCCAAAAGACGTTGATCTTAGTCAACTTGTTTCGAGGGTGCTGAGGTGTTTTGAACCTAGTGAATTTTCTATAGCTTTGCATGCTGATATTTCGTCTAGTTCACTTGAAAAGACGAGCTCCTTGGAGGTTAAGGGATATAATTTGGAAGAGAAAAGCTGTGAAGAGCTTGGGATGGATGGTTCCATTGTTTACCAGAAGTTTGTGAAGATTGAGAGCTGTGGATCTCCTAGATCTGTTTTGAAGTGTTGCTGGAAGGATGAAGAGAAGGAAGAGAAGGAGTATTAA
- the LOC108206080 gene encoding transcription factor bHLH49 isoform X3, which translates to MGSFNASGMGGTVDMDWTPPIPVLGGNISLGSSSSMLTLPGSSSHIPTDLGFIERGAMFPCFSGGNFGEMLNSVTIPGFMSQYTREVAPMHGLRVINSDVRLNSISNLEVQENESNVLEGAKEVLISFEHGPGGKDPDSGKKTESFVRPHDEANEGPCESGSESVDAEYSTGANQAEPSQLDGTGQGFLAKGHGSKKRRKIAQDTELDEVKRAAVPVESTKNNFEVRKKGDQNPASAATKPSGKHGKLVPQPSESLKQEYVHVRARRGQATNSHSLAERVRREKISERMKYLQDLVPGCSKVTGKAVMLDEIINYVQSLQQQVEFLSMKLASVNTQLDIDIERTAGKDILQTAGPSSGLGFYTDMSMHVSQPGTIQAGLLGMGTFPNALNRTISSHMAISGGNTDSTSQVPDVW; encoded by the exons ATGGGTTCTTTTAATGCTAGTGGGATGGGAGGGACAGTTGATATGGATTGGACTCCACCAATTCCTGTCTTGGGAGGGAATATTAGTCTAGGATCATCTTCAAGTATGCTTACGCTTCCCGGGAGCTCATCTCATATTCCTACGGACTTGGGTTTCATTGAGCGAGGAGCGATGTTTCCATGCTTTAGTGGAGGAAATTTTGGCGAAATGTTGAACTCTGTTACAATTCCAGGGTTCATGAGTCAGTACACTAGGGAAGTGGCACCAATGCATGGGCTCCGAGTTATTAATTCAGATGTTAGGTTGAATTCAATTTCCAATTTAGAGGTTCAGGAAAATGAGAGTAATGTACTTGAAGGTGCAAAGGAagttttaatttcttttgagcATGGACCTGGTGGAAAGGATCCAGACAGTGGGAAGAAAACTGAGAGTTTTGTAAGGCCTCACGATGAAGCAAATGAAGGACCATGTGAGTCTGGCAGTGAATCAGTTGATGCTGAATATAGCACTGGTGCCAATCAAGCAGAGCCTTCCCAACTGGACGGTACAGGCCAAGGTTTTCTTGCTAAGGGACATGGCTCGAAGAAAAGGAGGAAGATTGCTCAG GATACCGAGCTTGATGAAGTCAAAAGAGCTGCAGTTCCAGTTGAAAGTACAAAAAACAATTTTGAAGTTCGAAAGAAGGGAGATCAAAATCCAGCTTCAGCTGCCACTAAACCTAGTGGAAAACATGGGAAACTGGTACCTCAACCTTCAGAGTCACTAAAACAGGAATACGTACATGTTAGAGCAAGAAGAGGGCAGGCAACAAACAGCCACAGTCTTGCAGAGAGA GTGAGAAGGGAGAAGATCAGTGAAAGGATGAAGTATTTACAGGACCTAGTACCAGGCTGCAGCAAG gtTACAGGCAAAGCAGTCATGCTTGATGAAATCATTAACTATGTTCAATCACTACAACAACAAGTTGAG TTTCTATCGATGAAGCTTGCATCAGTTAATACCCAGCTGGATATTGACATTGAAAGGACGGCCGGAAAAGAT ATTCTTCAAACAGCTGGACCCTCCTCTGGGCTTGGTTTTTATACTGACATGTCTATGCATGTATCTCAACCTGGAACCATCCAAGCGGGTCTTCTTGGCATGGGAACCTTTCCAAATGCACTTAATAGAACTATTAGTTCCCACATGGCCATTAGTGGTGGGAACACGGATTCCACTTCTCAG GTACCGGATGTCTGGTAG
- the LOC108206080 gene encoding transcription factor bHLH49 isoform X2 — translation MDKFEMNNGDEELRDYSSSEMPLSLRFSRGGSKESIDADNKIAICREGLLESSSCSAASNVDSLCPIVSDQLITSQKFGFCGIDVLSNMGSFNASGMGGTVDMDWTPPIPVLGGNISLGSSSSMLTLPGSSSHIPTDLGFIERGAMFPCFSGGNFGEMLNSVTIPGFMSQYTREVAPMHGLRVINSDVRLNSISNLEVQENESNVLEGAKEVLISFEHGPGGKDPDSGKKTESFVRPHDEANEGPCESGSESVDAEYSTGANQAEPSQLDGTGQGFLAKGHGSKKRRKIAQDTELDEVKRAAVPVESTKNNFEVRKKGDQNPASAATKPSGKHGKLVPQPSESLKQEYVHVRARRGQATNSHSLAERVRREKISERMKYLQDLVPGCSKVTGKAVMLDEIINYVQSLQQQVEDNFFVIV, via the exons ATGGATAAGTTTGAGATGAATAACGGGGATGAGGAGTTAAGGGACTATAGTTCATCTGAAATGCCCTTAAGTTTGCGATTTAGCCGAGGTGGATCAAAGGAATCGATTGACGCTGATAATAAAATTGCAATTTGTAGAGAAGGTTTATTGGAATCTTCATCATGTTCTGCTGCATCTAATGTAGACTCATTGTGCCCTATTGTTTCAGACCAGCTCATCACTTCACAAAAATTTGGTTTTTGTGGTATTGATGTGCTAAGCAATATGGGTTCTTTTAATGCTAGTGGGATGGGAGGGACAGTTGATATGGATTGGACTCCACCAATTCCTGTCTTGGGAGGGAATATTAGTCTAGGATCATCTTCAAGTATGCTTACGCTTCCCGGGAGCTCATCTCATATTCCTACGGACTTGGGTTTCATTGAGCGAGGAGCGATGTTTCCATGCTTTAGTGGAGGAAATTTTGGCGAAATGTTGAACTCTGTTACAATTCCAGGGTTCATGAGTCAGTACACTAGGGAAGTGGCACCAATGCATGGGCTCCGAGTTATTAATTCAGATGTTAGGTTGAATTCAATTTCCAATTTAGAGGTTCAGGAAAATGAGAGTAATGTACTTGAAGGTGCAAAGGAagttttaatttcttttgagcATGGACCTGGTGGAAAGGATCCAGACAGTGGGAAGAAAACTGAGAGTTTTGTAAGGCCTCACGATGAAGCAAATGAAGGACCATGTGAGTCTGGCAGTGAATCAGTTGATGCTGAATATAGCACTGGTGCCAATCAAGCAGAGCCTTCCCAACTGGACGGTACAGGCCAAGGTTTTCTTGCTAAGGGACATGGCTCGAAGAAAAGGAGGAAGATTGCTCAG GATACCGAGCTTGATGAAGTCAAAAGAGCTGCAGTTCCAGTTGAAAGTACAAAAAACAATTTTGAAGTTCGAAAGAAGGGAGATCAAAATCCAGCTTCAGCTGCCACTAAACCTAGTGGAAAACATGGGAAACTGGTACCTCAACCTTCAGAGTCACTAAAACAGGAATACGTACATGTTAGAGCAAGAAGAGGGCAGGCAACAAACAGCCACAGTCTTGCAGAGAGA GTGAGAAGGGAGAAGATCAGTGAAAGGATGAAGTATTTACAGGACCTAGTACCAGGCTGCAGCAAG gtTACAGGCAAAGCAGTCATGCTTGATGAAATCATTAACTATGTTCAATCACTACAACAACAAGTTGAG GACAATTTCTTTGTGATAGTCTGA
- the LOC108208184 gene encoding basic leucine zipper 43 encodes MMFPSEFAGIQTLAQDTPSHFENNCGIIQSDMSTLNYFNNLLANYPNLQNSLLPVYDFNSQSSGFSNNSTSDEGDEFQLSIINERKKRRMISNRESARRSRMRKQKHLDELWSQVVRLRTENHDLLDKLNNVSGDHDRVVQENARLKKEASDLRQMLTELQLASTYSGLRDLEEVPCTTAHLRTGSSNHCVTSSPVCFN; translated from the coding sequence ATGATGTTTCCATCTGAATTTGCAGGAATTCAGACCTTGGCTCAAGATACTCCATCCCATTTTGAGAATAATTGTGGGATTATACAAAGTGACATGTCAACACTTAATTACTTCAACAACTTATTAGCCAATTATCCTAATTTGCAGAACTCCCTTCTGCCTGTGTATGATTTTAATTCGCAGTCCTCGGGTTTCAGCAACAACTCGACCTCAGATGAAGGAGATGAGTTTCAGCTTAGCATCATCAATgagagaaagaaaagaagaatgATTTCCAACAGAGAATCTGCGCGTAGGTCGAGGATGAGAAAGCAAAAGCACCTAGATGAGTTGTGGTCGCAGGTTGTCCGTTTAAGAACAGAGAACCATGATCTCCTAGACAAGTTGAATAATGTTTCAGGGGATCATGACAGAGTTGTACAAGAAAATGCAAGGCTCAAGAAAGAAGCTTCTGATCTTCGACAGATGCTAACTGAACTCCAACTTGCTAGCACTTACAGTGGTTTAAGAGATTTGGAGGAAGTTCCGTGCACCACAGCTCATCTTAGGACTGGTTCTTCAAATCATTGTGTCACTAGTTCACCAGTCTGCTTCAATTAG